A DNA window from Thiothrix subterranea contains the following coding sequences:
- a CDS encoding glycosyltransferase produces MHILMVSDVYFPRVNGVSTSIQAFRQALQAAGHRVTLIAPAYAETTADETDIIRISSRHVIVDPEDRMMRIRHIHRLTDTLRAGDYDIVHIHTPFVAHYAGLKLARKLKLPVVVTYHTFFEEYLYNYIKWLPKEWLRYAARRFSRTQCAELDALVVPSTAMQQVLVDYGVTTPLTVLPTGLDMNVFASGDAVAFRQQHGIAPERPMILFVGRVAFEKNIGFLLDVTAKLRERIPDILLVIAGEGPAEKGLQAQVTRQGLQQQVMFVGYLPRDGGLQACYKAADVFVFASRTETQGLVLIEAMACGTPVVSTAVLGTKDIMQGEHGGLIAEEEPAAFAAQVERLLGDQALHAAKEEEAVAYAATWSHTAQAEKLLGFYQQVSARQNG; encoded by the coding sequence ATGCACATACTAATGGTTTCCGACGTGTATTTTCCGCGTGTGAATGGTGTTTCTACGTCTATTCAGGCATTCCGGCAGGCATTGCAAGCGGCGGGGCATCGGGTAACATTGATTGCCCCGGCTTACGCTGAAACGACGGCGGATGAAACCGACATTATCCGTATCAGCTCACGCCATGTGATCGTTGACCCGGAAGATCGCATGATGCGCATCCGCCATATTCACCGCTTGACTGATACGTTGCGGGCGGGGGATTACGACATTGTGCACATTCACACCCCGTTTGTGGCGCATTACGCCGGGTTGAAACTGGCACGCAAGCTGAAGTTGCCGGTGGTGGTGACTTACCACACGTTTTTTGAAGAATATCTCTATAACTACATCAAGTGGTTGCCGAAAGAGTGGTTGCGCTACGCGGCGCGGCGCTTTTCTCGTACCCAATGTGCCGAGCTGGATGCGTTGGTCGTGCCTTCCACCGCGATGCAGCAAGTGTTGGTCGATTACGGGGTAACAACGCCGTTGACGGTGTTGCCGACGGGTTTGGATATGAATGTGTTTGCCAGCGGTGATGCTGTGGCGTTTCGTCAGCAACACGGGATTGCACCGGAGCGCCCCATGATTCTATTCGTTGGGCGGGTGGCGTTTGAGAAAAATATCGGTTTTTTGCTGGATGTGACCGCGAAATTGCGTGAACGCATCCCCGATATTTTGTTGGTGATTGCCGGTGAAGGCCCTGCTGAAAAAGGCTTGCAAGCGCAAGTGACCCGCCAAGGCTTGCAACAGCAGGTGATGTTTGTCGGCTATTTGCCGCGTGATGGCGGTTTGCAGGCGTGTTACAAAGCGGCGGATGTGTTTGTGTTTGCTTCGCGCACCGAAACGCAAGGCTTGGTGTTGATTGAGGCAATGGCGTGCGGCACGCCCGTGGTTTCGACTGCTGTGTTGGGAACGAAGGATATTATGCAAGGCGAACACGGCGGTTTGATTGCCGAGGAAGAACCCGCTGCTTTTGCCGCACAGGTGGAACGTTTGCTGGGTGATCAGGCACTACATGCGGCGAAGGAGGAAGAGGCGGTGGCTTATGCGGCTACTTGGTCGCATACGGCACAGGCGGAAAAGTTGCTGGGGTTTTATCAGCAGGTTTCTGCGCGGCAGAACGGTTAG
- a CDS encoding GNAT family N-acetyltransferase — MTLQPVILEGRLIRLEPLTANHIPDLLYAARDERIWHYMFYGNLAEREPMEAFINNAIRLRDLGTDLPFAVIHNATDKAIGSTRFRDICLKHMKLEIGGTWYASEYQRSGVNLECKYLLMRHAFETFGTLRVQFKTDIRNVRSRQSLEKLGAVQEGVLRRSAIMPDGLVRDTAVYSILDTEWGMVKQGLEMRMWRYANRSAAQKPADKTPATFPPVPYATK; from the coding sequence ATGACATTGCAACCTGTCATATTGGAAGGCCGTTTGATACGCCTTGAACCCCTAACCGCCAACCACATCCCCGATTTATTGTACGCTGCCCGCGATGAACGCATCTGGCATTACATGTTCTACGGCAATTTAGCAGAACGTGAACCGATGGAAGCCTTCATCAACAATGCCATCCGCCTGCGTGATCTAGGCACTGACTTGCCGTTTGCGGTCATCCACAACGCCACGGACAAAGCGATTGGCAGCACCCGTTTCCGCGACATCTGCCTGAAACACATGAAACTGGAAATCGGCGGCACTTGGTACGCCAGCGAATACCAGCGCAGCGGCGTGAATCTGGAGTGCAAATACCTGCTGATGCGTCATGCCTTCGAGACCTTTGGCACGTTGCGGGTACAATTCAAGACCGACATCCGCAACGTCCGTTCGCGCCAGTCACTGGAAAAGCTCGGTGCGGTGCAAGAAGGTGTGTTGCGCCGCAGCGCCATTATGCCCGACGGTCTGGTGCGCGATACGGCGGTGTACAGCATCCTCGATACCGAATGGGGCATGGTCAAACAAGGGTTGGAAATGCGGATGTGGCGCTATGCTAACCGTTCTGCCGCGCAGAAACCTGCTGATAAAACCCCAGCAACTTTTCCGCCTGTGCCGTATGCGACCAAGTAG
- a CDS encoding phosphatase PAP2 family protein, with product MNMKRLHQLNDREIPLCLLFNRINHLKPISLFFAAISRLGNGVFWYVLMLMLPLIYGLEALRVSAHMALVGLAALLIYKWLKTSTERVRPYSHSDTIFQNVAALDQFSFPSGHTLHAVGFSWVLLHYYPEWYVLVVPFTVLVALSRVILGLHYPSDVLIGAFLGAGLAQGSFCVLSCLL from the coding sequence ATGAACATGAAGCGCTTGCATCAACTTAATGACCGTGAAATTCCATTGTGCTTATTGTTCAATCGGATCAATCACCTCAAACCCATCAGCCTGTTTTTCGCTGCCATCAGCCGCCTGGGTAACGGGGTGTTCTGGTACGTACTGATGCTAATGTTGCCACTGATTTACGGCCTGGAAGCCTTGCGCGTATCGGCGCACATGGCCTTGGTCGGTTTGGCAGCCTTGCTGATTTACAAGTGGCTGAAAACCTCCACCGAACGGGTACGCCCTTACAGCCACAGCGACACTATTTTCCAGAATGTGGCGGCACTTGACCAGTTCAGTTTCCCCTCCGGGCATACCTTGCACGCAGTCGGATTTAGCTGGGTCTTGCTGCACTATTACCCGGAATGGTATGTGCTGGTCGTGCCATTCACGGTATTGGTGGCGTTATCGCGGGTGATTCTGGGGCTGCATTACCCCAGTGATGTGCTGATCGGCGCGTTTTTGGGCGCGGGTTTGGCACAAGGCAGTTTCTGCGTATTGTCTTGCCTATTGTGA